The following are encoded in a window of Amphibacillus xylanus NBRC 15112 genomic DNA:
- a CDS encoding transposase gives MHGDLTYDPTHCKNCGIKMKTSLKTLRIHLPYKQNSFIHIYNNGRIEGINNKIKVISKVAYGYRNFYYFKKRMMIHFKFKAIETNSSEKCKKKHGMKQPFNLEVKNSR, from the coding sequence ATTCATGGTGATCTAACTTATGATCCTACTCATTGTAAAAATTGTGGTATCAAAATGAAAACTAGTCTAAAAACTTTAAGAATACATTTACCATATAAACAGAATAGTTTTATTCACATATACAACAACGGCCGAATTGAAGGGATTAACAACAAGATTAAGGTAATTAGCAAAGTCGCATACGGTTATCGTAATTTTTATTATTTCAAGAAACGAATGATGATTCACTTCAAGTTTAAAGCAATAGAAACAAATTCGAGTGAAAAATGCAAAAAGAAACACGGTATGAAGCAGCCATTTAATTTAGAAGTGAAAAACAGCAGGTGA
- a CDS encoding glycoside hydrolase family 127 protein, translating to MDQVQLNQGMFKESQQKGKEYLLYLDIDRLIAPCYEAVGQEPRAPRYGGWESMEIAGHSIGHWLSAASLMYNVTGDLLLKHKIDYAIDELAHVQAFDPEGYVSGFPRDCFDEVFTGEFRVDNFGLGGSWVPWYSIHKIYAGLVDAYRLASNEKAKTVLVKLSNWADQGLSKLNDEQFQRMLICEFGGMNETMADVYEITGDKRFLKLAERFNHKAVLDPLIEGIDDLAGKHANTQIPKVIGAAKLYDMTGKEEYQKLSRFFWDQVVYHRSYAFGGNSNAEHFGPVDTEPLGIISTETCNTYNMLKLTEHLFDWQPDSRYMDYYENALYNHILGSQDPESGMKSYFIPTEPGHFKVYCSPDNSFWCCTGSGMENPARYTKNIYTRKADSLYVNLFIPSTLTIAEKDLQFIQETDFPYDETVHFTVKEGNGERLTVYLRKPNWLAGEMALQINGEPVALELVNGYYEIDRKWYKNDTVTFQLPMGLRTYTAKDQPEKKAFFYGPILLAGRLGRENYPEQDIVGDHQVYNNHPLIDVPTLVTDKQPETTLNLVDAETLTFETDAIGQPGDQKMTLIPFYDLHHERYTVYWDVLTPEAYQNFIDEDREKAEALRRITVDFVQPGEQQPETDHMIQSENSTMGYFNLADRHWRDARDGGYVSYQLAVDPEKQNQLIVTYNGGDRHQHIDGARFDREFDILIDGIVIATEKIEAPNPGSLIDRTYQIPVDLTKGKDRVEVKFQADQKKIAGGLYGVRIIKQ from the coding sequence GTGGATCAAGTACAACTGAATCAAGGTATGTTTAAAGAATCTCAACAAAAAGGGAAAGAATATTTACTTTATCTCGATATTGATCGACTAATTGCACCGTGCTATGAAGCGGTTGGGCAAGAACCTCGTGCGCCTCGTTATGGTGGGTGGGAATCGATGGAGATCGCCGGACATTCAATCGGACATTGGCTCTCAGCTGCGTCTTTAATGTATAACGTAACAGGTGATTTATTACTTAAGCATAAAATTGATTATGCCATAGACGAGCTAGCACATGTACAAGCTTTTGATCCAGAAGGCTATGTAAGTGGTTTTCCGCGTGACTGTTTTGATGAAGTTTTTACTGGTGAATTCCGTGTTGATAACTTCGGTCTAGGTGGCTCTTGGGTACCGTGGTACAGTATACATAAAATTTATGCTGGTCTTGTTGATGCTTATCGATTGGCTTCAAATGAGAAAGCAAAAACAGTTCTAGTAAAATTGTCAAACTGGGCAGACCAAGGATTAAGTAAGCTAAATGACGAGCAGTTTCAACGCATGTTAATTTGTGAATTTGGTGGCATGAATGAAACGATGGCAGATGTTTACGAAATCACAGGTGATAAGCGCTTCTTAAAGTTAGCAGAGCGCTTTAATCATAAAGCAGTACTGGATCCGTTAATTGAAGGTATTGACGATCTAGCTGGCAAACATGCCAATACACAAATTCCTAAGGTAATCGGTGCTGCAAAGCTTTACGATATGACTGGAAAAGAAGAATATCAAAAATTATCACGTTTCTTTTGGGATCAAGTTGTTTATCATAGATCGTATGCTTTCGGTGGGAATAGTAATGCCGAGCACTTTGGACCAGTAGATACAGAACCGCTTGGAATTATCTCAACAGAAACATGTAACACATACAATATGCTTAAGTTAACAGAGCATTTATTTGATTGGCAGCCAGATAGCCGTTATATGGATTATTATGAAAATGCACTTTATAATCATATTTTAGGCTCACAGGATCCTGAATCTGGAATGAAATCATATTTTATTCCTACTGAGCCAGGACACTTTAAAGTATATTGCTCACCGGATAATTCATTTTGGTGCTGTACGGGTAGTGGAATGGAAAACCCAGCTCGATATACGAAAAATATCTATACGCGAAAAGCAGATTCACTATATGTAAACTTATTTATTCCATCGACATTAACAATTGCGGAGAAAGATCTGCAGTTTATTCAAGAAACTGACTTCCCATATGATGAGACCGTTCATTTTACCGTGAAAGAAGGTAATGGTGAGAGATTAACAGTTTACCTTCGCAAACCAAATTGGTTAGCTGGTGAGATGGCGCTACAAATTAATGGTGAGCCAGTAGCATTAGAACTTGTAAATGGCTACTATGAAATTGATCGTAAGTGGTATAAGAATGATACTGTTACATTCCAATTACCAATGGGACTTCGAACTTATACAGCAAAAGACCAGCCTGAAAAGAAAGCATTTTTCTATGGTCCAATTTTATTAGCTGGAAGATTGGGTCGCGAAAATTATCCAGAGCAAGACATTGTTGGCGATCACCAAGTGTATAATAATCATCCTCTAATTGACGTACCGACATTAGTTACTGATAAACAACCAGAAACAACATTGAATTTAGTCGATGCAGAAACATTAACATTTGAAACTGATGCGATCGGTCAACCGGGTGATCAGAAAATGACATTAATCCCGTTTTATGATTTACATCACGAACGCTATACGGTGTATTGGGATGTACTGACGCCTGAAGCCTATCAAAACTTTATAGATGAAGATCGAGAAAAAGCAGAGGCATTGCGTAGAATAACCGTTGATTTTGTTCAGCCGGGTGAACAACAGCCTGAAACAGATCACATGATTCAATCAGAGAATTCTACAATGGGTTACTTTAATCTAGCAGATCGTCATTGGCGTGATGCTCGTGATGGTGGCTATGTTAGCTATCAATTAGCAGTTGATCCGGAAAAACAAAACCAATTAATTGTCACATATAATGGTGGTGACCGTCACCAGCATATTGATGGTGCGAGATTTGACCGTGAGTTCGATATATTAATTGATGGCATTGTGATTGCAACAGAAAAAATTGAAGCACCAAATCCAGGTTCACTCATTGATCGTACTTATCAAATTCCTGTTGATCTAACGAAAGGTAAAGATCGAGTAGAAGTTAAGTTCCAAGCAGATCAAAAGAAAATTGCTGGAGGACTTTATGGTGTCAGAATTATAAAACAATAA
- a CDS encoding AraC family transcriptional regulator, with protein MNQVKLPSYQLPLVNEVNYLEDLKGELTHPNRLLPDLHVFIFVQSGQIDVIEENTHYTLTSGSYLFLHSGLNHWGTTEYQPNTSWYYIHFFANKNTLKEEYYWTESPSIIPEDTYHKSLTLPKTGRVAQPEYFSTRLQQIVDNRRNGPLIQSLDCYQLFLELYQQNKKTNRKPQVDKIVSKVQQLCQASQHKLTSDEIAEFLHLNYAYISNVFKKETGITISHYQNQLMIERAIRLFNQTDLNITEVSEQLDFPNPFYFSRVFKQVTGISPSLYLKQRYRQS; from the coding sequence GTGAATCAAGTCAAACTACCTAGCTATCAGTTACCATTAGTCAATGAAGTCAATTACCTTGAAGATCTAAAAGGTGAACTTACCCACCCTAATCGATTATTACCTGACTTACATGTCTTTATCTTTGTTCAATCAGGTCAAATTGATGTCATTGAAGAAAACACACATTACACACTTACATCAGGTAGCTACTTATTTTTACATAGTGGCTTAAACCATTGGGGCACGACCGAATATCAACCGAACACAAGCTGGTATTACATTCACTTTTTTGCTAACAAAAATACTTTAAAAGAAGAGTATTATTGGACTGAGTCTCCATCAATTATTCCAGAGGACACCTATCATAAAAGCTTAACATTACCTAAAACCGGACGTGTCGCTCAGCCTGAATATTTCAGTACACGTCTACAACAAATCGTTGATAATCGGCGCAATGGACCATTGATCCAATCACTAGATTGTTATCAGTTATTCCTAGAACTATATCAACAAAATAAAAAAACCAACCGAAAGCCTCAAGTTGATAAAATCGTTAGTAAGGTTCAGCAACTTTGCCAAGCTAGTCAACATAAATTAACGAGTGATGAGATCGCGGAGTTTTTGCATTTGAATTATGCCTATATTTCAAATGTTTTCAAAAAGGAAACAGGGATCACAATCAGTCATTATCAAAATCAACTCATGATAGAGCGTGCGATAAGATTATTTAATCAGACAGATCTAAATATTACTGAGGTTAGTGAACAGCTCGATTTTCCTAATCCATTTTATTTTAGTCGTGTCTTTAAACAAGTTACAGGCATCAGTCCATCACTATATTTAAAGCAAAGGTACCGTCAATCATAA
- a CDS encoding YjcZ family sporulation protein gives MGASYGYGSGFALIVVLFILLIIIGASWGYGAY, from the coding sequence ATGGGTGCAAGTTACGGCTACGGTTCTGGTTTTGCGTTAATTGTTGTTTTATTCATCTTATTAATCATTATCGGAGCATCATGGGGCTACGGTGCTTATTAA
- a CDS encoding SDR family NAD(P)-dependent oxidoreductase, whose amino-acid sequence MKFAIITGTSKGLGASIAELLMKAGVHVVGIARTRNRDLLQIARDAGVTYQHFTCNLSDVDQLDRTIEKINDQVFKKETDLVYLINNAATVNPIDIATKHTSEAVQAHMQLNLIAPILTTALVLKRAKHCGIKTVVTNVTSGAADRSTYGWSLYGSSKAGLNRYTESVALEQKELKTEHKVILFDPSIMDTGMQGEIRSASPDAFKDVEQFIDYKVENKLSDTADVASVLVKILLDEAAIINGKYYSIKDYR is encoded by the coding sequence ATGAAATTTGCGATTATCACTGGAACTTCTAAAGGGCTAGGTGCGTCGATTGCTGAGCTATTAATGAAAGCAGGCGTACATGTTGTTGGGATTGCTAGAACAAGAAATCGAGACTTGCTTCAAATAGCAAGAGATGCAGGCGTTACTTATCAGCACTTTACCTGTAATTTATCAGATGTTGATCAATTGGACCGGACGATTGAAAAAATTAACGATCAAGTGTTTAAAAAAGAAACAGACCTTGTTTACTTAATTAATAATGCAGCTACTGTTAATCCAATTGATATCGCAACTAAGCATACAAGTGAAGCGGTTCAAGCACATATGCAGCTTAATTTGATTGCACCGATTTTAACTACTGCGCTTGTGTTAAAAAGAGCAAAGCACTGTGGCATTAAAACGGTAGTTACAAATGTGACTTCAGGAGCAGCCGATCGTTCAACGTATGGTTGGAGCTTGTATGGTTCATCAAAAGCCGGACTCAATCGTTATACAGAATCTGTTGCACTAGAGCAAAAAGAGCTTAAAACAGAACATAAAGTGATCTTATTTGATCCAAGCATTATGGATACAGGCATGCAAGGGGAAATTCGCTCAGCGAGTCCAGATGCTTTTAAGGATGTAGAGCAATTTATTGATTATAAAGTTGAGAATAAATTAAGTGATACAGCAGATGTTGCTAGTGTTCTCGTTAAGATTTTACTTGATGAAGCGGCCATTATAAACGGGAAATATTATAGCATTAAAGATTATCGTTAG
- a CDS encoding metal ABC transporter solute-binding protein, Zn/Mn family yields the protein MKKALIMFVLIFFIFFLGGCQSTQEEQDNEIDVLPDTGQVADVEQVSVYTTIYPLAFIAESIGGEYVEVESILPAGSDAHSFEPTSKMMVNIAEADLFIYNDEISESYAHTIKEALLDEGVRFLEASKGLDKIHYHHSHEHEEDDDHHDHGDLDPHVWISPNLMHGLAQNILIELIELMPEKQDDLNRQYDDLVNRLIELDQKFTHMVEQANDNKILVTHAAYGYWERDYSLEQIAITGVSATEEPSQRQLVNLLDTIEDLELKYILFEQNIEPKVAQVIQKEANLEVLTLHNLEVLTTEDIENGEDYFSLMESNIAVLKQALN from the coding sequence ATGAAAAAAGCACTAATCATGTTTGTCCTAATATTTTTTATATTTTTCCTTGGTGGTTGTCAATCGACTCAAGAAGAACAAGATAATGAGATCGATGTTCTTCCAGATACAGGTCAAGTAGCAGATGTTGAGCAAGTAAGTGTGTATACAACGATTTACCCATTAGCCTTTATTGCTGAATCAATCGGCGGTGAATATGTTGAAGTCGAATCAATTCTACCTGCAGGCTCTGATGCACATTCATTTGAACCAACGTCAAAAATGATGGTCAACATCGCTGAGGCAGATTTGTTTATTTATAATGATGAGATTTCAGAAAGTTACGCACATACAATTAAAGAAGCCTTATTAGATGAAGGGGTAAGATTTTTAGAAGCGTCAAAAGGTTTAGACAAAATTCATTATCACCATAGTCATGAACACGAAGAAGATGATGATCATCACGATCACGGTGATCTCGATCCACATGTTTGGATTAGTCCAAATTTGATGCATGGCCTTGCGCAAAATATTTTGATTGAGCTCATTGAACTGATGCCAGAAAAACAGGATGATCTTAATCGGCAATATGATGATTTAGTTAATCGACTCATTGAACTAGATCAAAAATTTACTCATATGGTTGAGCAAGCAAACGACAATAAAATCTTAGTTACGCATGCTGCTTATGGTTACTGGGAACGTGATTATAGCTTAGAACAAATTGCGATTACTGGCGTTTCTGCAACGGAAGAACCATCGCAACGTCAATTAGTTAACCTGTTAGATACAATTGAAGATCTTGAGCTAAAGTATATTTTATTTGAACAAAATATTGAACCTAAAGTTGCGCAAGTGATTCAGAAAGAGGCTAATCTAGAAGTCTTAACATTGCATAATTTAGAAGTTCTGACGACAGAGGATATTGAGAATGGTGAAGATTATTTCTCATTAATGGAAAGCAATATTGCTGTGCTAAAGCAAGCACTAAATTAA
- a CDS encoding IS110 family RNA-guided transposase, translated as MRCVIAFDVSRKSSTMAAYNEQGNCEFEGRLIHSKTGFSNLSKIIKDLSEKNNYTLEFVFEATGVYSAALERFLRENNLVYYSLNPLLAHLNTQSLRRNKTDISDAHQLAKNHFKNDYFQTYREDSYYEQMRTMSRRYDEIMKEKIQYKNRLHASLQLSFPDFDTAFINKSKLYYNLVQVFPHPNLILKRSKTVIKNRIKKCTKKNYSLKKLEERAILLIEIAKDSFPAVDETDYSCELVRDYAKKILEMEEEQDEIIQRMTEMSKDRKEYRILRSFPGIKDKLACRIIAELGDLTRFKNNKQLNAYAGIDIVRYQSGNMEYKDRINKRGNSRLRGILYFMIVSMLSAKGKQINHLVDYYYKLKKQPYNKHHKVAVVACMNKFLKVAFHLIQNDLLYDYEKASSQQ; from the coding sequence ATGAGATGCGTTATTGCTTTCGACGTTAGTCGAAAGAGTAGTACCATGGCCGCTTACAACGAGCAAGGTAACTGTGAATTTGAAGGGAGGTTAATTCATTCAAAAACGGGATTCTCTAATTTAAGTAAAATCATTAAAGATCTAAGTGAAAAGAATAATTATACCTTAGAATTTGTTTTTGAAGCGACTGGAGTATATTCGGCTGCTTTAGAACGATTCTTACGAGAGAATAATCTCGTTTATTATTCTTTAAATCCTTTATTAGCACACCTTAACACCCAATCTCTAAGAAGAAACAAAACAGATATAAGTGATGCGCATCAACTGGCTAAGAATCATTTTAAAAACGATTATTTCCAAACTTATCGCGAAGATTCTTATTACGAACAGATGCGTACAATGTCACGTCGCTATGATGAGATTATGAAAGAGAAGATTCAGTACAAAAATCGACTACATGCATCATTACAATTATCTTTCCCAGACTTTGATACGGCTTTTATTAACAAATCAAAACTTTATTATAATCTTGTACAAGTATTCCCTCACCCAAACTTGATATTAAAACGATCTAAAACAGTTATTAAAAATCGTATTAAAAAATGCACTAAGAAAAACTATTCATTAAAAAAGTTAGAGGAAAGAGCAATTTTATTGATTGAAATCGCAAAGGATTCATTTCCAGCAGTTGATGAAACAGACTATTCTTGTGAGTTAGTAAGGGATTATGCCAAGAAAATATTAGAGATGGAGGAAGAGCAAGATGAAATCATTCAAAGAATGACAGAAATGTCAAAAGACCGTAAAGAATACAGGATCCTTCGGTCATTTCCCGGAATAAAAGATAAATTAGCCTGTAGAATCATAGCTGAACTAGGGGATTTAACACGTTTTAAAAATAATAAACAACTAAATGCATACGCCGGTATAGATATCGTAAGATATCAGTCTGGAAATATGGAGTATAAAGATCGTATAAATAAACGAGGTAATAGTAGACTGCGTGGTATTTTGTATTTTATGATTGTCTCAATGCTTTCTGCTAAAGGAAAACAAATAAATCATTTAGTTGATTATTATTATAAATTAAAAAAACAACCCTATAATAAGCATCATAAGGTTGCAGTAGTCGCTTGTATGAATAAATTCTTGAAAGTCGCATTTCATCTTATTCAAAACGACCTATTGTATGATTATGAGAAAGCTTCAAGCCAACAATAA
- a CDS encoding metal-sensitive transcriptional regulator, translating into MDYSPQMKNRIKRIEGQLRGILRMMEEGKDCKSVVTQMSAARTAIDRTMGLVVSANLVNCVLESEKCDQDQQKELIESAVELLMKSR; encoded by the coding sequence ATGGATTACAGTCCTCAAATGAAAAACCGAATTAAGCGGATCGAAGGACAGCTAAGAGGTATTCTTCGAATGATGGAAGAGGGTAAAGATTGTAAATCTGTTGTCACACAAATGTCGGCAGCTAGAACAGCGATTGACCGAACAATGGGGCTAGTCGTGAGTGCAAATTTAGTTAATTGTGTGTTAGAGTCAGAAAAATGTGACCAAGATCAACAAAAAGAGTTAATTGAATCCGCTGTTGAATTATTAATGAAAAGTCGCTAA
- a CDS encoding rhodanese-like domain-containing protein, translating to MWVVYLILLIPIIYTCYYRYVPVRGVKCIQYHQLDCVKVKVDLRDYNDSAKETIDQAIALPVAYIKRFHHELPKEPLYVIASNVVERNIGIRLLKRYGYEVAGYLLIDKRCCCKNQLTNFA from the coding sequence ATGTGGGTTGTCTACCTCATTTTATTAATACCGATTATATATACATGTTATTATCGTTATGTTCCTGTGAGAGGCGTTAAATGTATTCAATATCACCAACTGGATTGTGTTAAAGTAAAGGTCGACCTTCGTGACTACAATGATTCTGCAAAAGAGACGATCGATCAAGCGATTGCTTTACCAGTTGCTTATATAAAGAGGTTTCATCATGAATTACCGAAAGAGCCACTTTATGTAATTGCCAGTAATGTAGTAGAAAGAAATATAGGTATTCGATTATTAAAACGATATGGATATGAAGTTGCGGGCTATCTATTAATTGATAAGCGATGCTGTTGTAAAAATCAATTAACAAATTTCGCATAA
- a CDS encoding dipeptidase, with protein sequence MTEAVLNYLTEHREEQLEALKEFLRIPSVSTDSKFKPDVRKAAQFVHDYLSKIGFEHVEIQETKGHPLVYAEWLNAGEDAPTVLVYGHYDVQPADPIELWETDPFEPTIRNGRLYARGASDDKGQVFMYLAVFEAFLKTTGKLPINVKVCIEGEEEIGSENLYELLQSKKEKFNADFAMISDSGMVTEGQPTILYGLKGFTGLEFTIHGPENDLHSGIYGGAVRNPLMAMAHVLASMKDQNEVVLVENFYDDVEPLTDDERKLMADAPSEDFVKTTGIPETVSESGYTAVEHTMARPTLEINGMFGGYQGEGTKTIIPSSATAKLTCRLVPGQDPEKIQDALVKHIEKHLPKGVTVSIEREPLSAKAYKVDPNHPLIQKAAKSYGDAFNQEAVFVRMGGSIPVVEWIDDIFKMPIVLLGFGTPDDRLHSPNESFLLENYDLGLVTIVNYLTSL encoded by the coding sequence GTGACTGAAGCAGTATTAAACTATTTAACTGAACATCGTGAAGAACAGCTAGAAGCATTAAAAGAATTCTTAAGAATTCCGAGTGTCAGTACAGATTCAAAATTCAAACCCGATGTTCGCAAAGCCGCTCAATTTGTCCACGATTACTTATCGAAAATTGGCTTTGAGCATGTTGAAATTCAAGAGACGAAAGGTCATCCACTTGTTTATGCAGAGTGGTTGAATGCAGGTGAAGATGCACCGACTGTACTCGTTTACGGTCATTATGATGTCCAGCCGGCAGATCCAATTGAATTGTGGGAAACAGATCCGTTTGAGCCGACGATTCGTAATGGACGTCTTTATGCGCGTGGTGCGAGTGATGATAAAGGTCAAGTCTTTATGTACTTGGCGGTATTTGAAGCATTTTTAAAAACGACTGGCAAGCTCCCAATCAATGTTAAGGTTTGCATTGAGGGTGAAGAAGAGATCGGTAGTGAAAACCTGTATGAACTTTTACAGTCTAAGAAGGAAAAGTTTAATGCAGACTTTGCGATGATTTCAGATTCAGGTATGGTGACAGAAGGACAGCCGACGATCCTTTATGGCTTAAAAGGCTTTACTGGATTAGAATTTACGATTCATGGTCCTGAAAATGATCTTCATTCAGGAATTTATGGTGGTGCTGTGCGAAACCCATTGATGGCGATGGCACATGTCCTTGCTTCGATGAAGGATCAAAATGAAGTCGTACTTGTTGAGAATTTCTACGATGATGTTGAACCACTAACAGATGATGAGCGTAAGTTAATGGCAGACGCACCAAGTGAAGATTTTGTCAAAACGACAGGCATTCCTGAGACTGTATCAGAAAGTGGTTATACAGCTGTTGAGCACACGATGGCTCGCCCGACACTTGAGATTAATGGGATGTTTGGTGGTTACCAGGGTGAAGGAACGAAAACGATTATTCCTAGCTCAGCGACTGCAAAATTAACGTGCCGACTTGTTCCTGGACAAGATCCTGAGAAAATTCAAGATGCGTTAGTTAAGCATATTGAAAAACATCTACCAAAAGGTGTAACAGTTTCAATTGAACGAGAGCCACTTTCGGCAAAAGCGTATAAAGTTGATCCAAATCATCCGTTAATTCAAAAAGCAGCTAAGAGCTATGGCGATGCCTTTAATCAAGAGGCTGTCTTTGTTCGAATGGGTGGTTCAATCCCGGTTGTGGAATGGATTGATGATATCTTTAAGATGCCGATCGTGTTATTAGGCTTTGGTACGCCAGATGATCGACTTCACTCACCAAATGAGAGCTTTTTATTAGAGAATTACGATCTAGGCCTTGTAACGATCGTCAATTACCTCACATCATTATAA
- a CDS encoding S-ribosylhomocysteine lyase, which translates to MKKMNVESFNLDHTKVVAPYVRLVGVTTGKHGDQVYKYDIRFCQPNKEHMEMPALHSLEHLMAEKIRNHLSNVLDIGPMGCQTGFYLTVLNNESFDDIIDALDKTLNDVIDAREVPACNEIQCGWAASHSLEGAQEIARNMLAKKDSWPNVFSE; encoded by the coding sequence ATGAAGAAAATGAATGTAGAAAGCTTTAATTTAGATCATACTAAGGTCGTTGCGCCTTATGTTCGATTAGTAGGTGTTACAACTGGAAAACATGGTGATCAAGTATATAAATATGATATCCGTTTTTGCCAACCAAATAAAGAACATATGGAAATGCCAGCATTGCATTCACTAGAGCATTTAATGGCAGAAAAAATTCGCAATCATTTAAGTAATGTGCTTGATATTGGTCCAATGGGTTGTCAAACTGGGTTTTATTTAACTGTACTTAACAATGAGTCATTTGACGATATTATTGATGCACTTGATAAAACTTTAAATGATGTGATTGATGCTAGAGAAGTTCCTGCATGTAATGAAATTCAATGTGGATGGGCAGCTAGCCACAGTCTTGAAGGTGCACAAGAAATTGCCCGAAATATGCTTGCTAAAAAAGATAGCTGGCCAAACGTATTTTCTGAATAA
- a CDS encoding YhcN/YlaJ family sporulation lipoprotein translates to MRFKHIIITGMALTALFGCGTNTSDSVDNRQLDNIENVRNNPAQTEDNFDRLNQVRGGPRAPIENNQNRTRQNNIDSPGRKFNEDGLIDRDQSNNLTGDRKNHDQKRNNQDNEYRVSEKIADRITSEVKEIDRAYVLTLGNSAYVACQIDRDQSGKQNNDLSDQLEKKVTEAVKDVDNDIENVYVSSNPDFIDLTSNYIRDVDRGEPIEGFFDQFTEMIDRVFPSRNR, encoded by the coding sequence ATGCGATTCAAGCACATCATCATCACTGGGATGGCACTGACAGCATTATTCGGTTGTGGCACGAACACATCTGATTCGGTTGATAACAGACAATTAGACAATATAGAAAATGTTAGAAATAATCCAGCCCAAACTGAAGATAACTTTGACCGATTAAATCAAGTTCGTGGCGGGCCACGCGCGCCAATCGAAAATAATCAAAATCGTACGCGACAAAATAATATTGATTCCCCAGGCCGAAAGTTCAATGAAGATGGACTTATCGATCGAGATCAGAGCAATAACTTAACCGGCGACAGAAAAAATCATGACCAGAAACGGAATAATCAAGACAATGAGTATCGTGTCTCAGAAAAAATTGCCGATCGCATCACATCTGAAGTCAAAGAGATCGATCGTGCATACGTCTTAACATTAGGTAATAGCGCATATGTTGCCTGTCAGATTGATCGTGATCAAAGTGGGAAACAAAATAATGACTTATCAGATCAATTGGAGAAAAAAGTTACCGAAGCAGTTAAGGATGTTGACAACGATATAGAAAATGTTTATGTCTCATCTAACCCGGATTTTATTGATTTAACGTCAAATTATATCCGTGATGTCGATCGTGGTGAACCGATCGAAGGCTTTTTTGATCAATTTACCGAAATGATTGACCGTGTATTCCCATCCCGTAATCGATAA
- a CDS encoding YhdB family protein → MTKIDYDKALYYTIWQQWDDLIVVMVRTSDDLLAKKIKDFLSAFQTEKSTQKIIEQHERLLHYLDHAMAI, encoded by the coding sequence GTGACAAAAATTGACTATGATAAGGCGCTATATTATACAATATGGCAGCAGTGGGATGACCTCATTGTCGTGATGGTTCGAACTTCAGACGATTTATTAGCCAAAAAAATCAAAGACTTCCTGAGCGCTTTCCAAACAGAGAAAAGCACCCAAAAAATTATTGAACAGCACGAGCGCTTACTCCACTATTTAGACCATGCAATGGCGATATAA
- a CDS encoding beta-class carbonic anhydrase: MLLDEIIKHNQDFVENKSYQLYTTNNLPNKRAVILTCMDTRLTELLPKAMNFKNGDVKILKTAGAIINHPYGSMMRSILVAIHALQADEVYVVGHHHCGMSNLDAAQLMKQMEANGIKQADFDRIEIDPYEWFQGFDRVEDSVTSSVNLIKSHPLIPSDLPVHGLIIDPVTGKLDIVINGYSS; the protein is encoded by the coding sequence ATGCTATTAGACGAGATTATTAAGCATAACCAAGACTTTGTTGAGAACAAAAGCTATCAATTATACACAACCAACAATTTACCGAATAAACGTGCTGTCATATTAACATGTATGGATACACGATTAACTGAATTATTACCTAAAGCAATGAATTTTAAAAATGGTGATGTGAAAATCCTTAAAACTGCCGGGGCAATTATTAATCACCCTTATGGAAGTATGATGAGGAGTATTTTAGTTGCCATTCATGCTTTACAAGCAGATGAGGTATACGTCGTTGGCCATCATCACTGTGGCATGAGTAATCTTGATGCAGCACAATTAATGAAACAAATGGAGGCTAACGGGATTAAGCAAGCAGACTTTGATCGAATTGAGATAGATCCTTACGAATGGTTTCAAGGATTTGATCGAGTTGAGGATTCTGTCACTAGCTCTGTAAATTTAATTAAAAGCCATCCATTAATTCCAAGTGATTTACCTGTTCACGGTTTAATTATTGACCCTGTTACAGGAAAACTAGACATCGTTATTAATGGCTACAGTTCATAA